One segment of Acidimicrobiales bacterium DNA contains the following:
- a CDS encoding 8-oxoguanine deaminase, producing the protein MTHHTKTPDSDLLITGAEMVVTMDDSRSEIRSGWVATTGGLISHIGGPGDAPPVARETLDAGGGLVTPGLINTHHHMYQNLTRAYAPAANVSLFEWLTTLYPLWASLDEEASYLSAFVGLAELALGGCTTSTDHLYVHPRHGGDLISAEIEAAIELGMRFHPTRGSMSLSAKDGGLPPDSVVQDDDEILADSERLVAKHHDPSWGAMVRLALAPCSPFSVTAELMVRTAELAERLDVRLHTHLAEDPDEDRFAEQTLGRRTVEHFEEVGWLSSRSWVAHCIYPNQAEVARLGRAGVGVAHCPSSNMMIGGGGLAPIAELLEAGSPVGIGCDGSASTDHASLWLETKCAMQQGRLRGGPTATSARDALALATRGSAACLGRDGEIGQLSVGAAADLVVWPIDGLSFAGALTDPVEAWLRCGPVSARHTVVAGRPVVREGELVRPGVHDIVRRHRDVAARMQQLALG; encoded by the coding sequence ATGACTCACCACACCAAGACTCCCGACTCCGATCTGCTGATCACCGGGGCCGAGATGGTGGTGACCATGGACGACAGCCGGAGCGAGATCAGGTCCGGGTGGGTAGCGACGACGGGCGGGTTGATCTCCCACATCGGCGGCCCAGGAGACGCCCCACCGGTCGCTCGCGAGACCCTCGACGCCGGTGGCGGTCTGGTCACGCCAGGGCTGATCAACACCCACCACCACATGTACCAGAACCTCACTCGTGCGTACGCTCCGGCGGCGAACGTATCGCTGTTCGAATGGCTCACCACCCTTTACCCGCTGTGGGCGTCCCTGGACGAAGAGGCCTCCTATCTCTCGGCTTTCGTGGGGCTGGCGGAACTGGCGCTGGGCGGCTGCACGACCTCGACCGATCACCTGTACGTCCACCCACGACACGGCGGCGACCTGATCAGCGCGGAGATAGAGGCAGCCATCGAACTGGGTATGCGGTTCCACCCGACTCGGGGTTCGATGAGCCTCTCCGCCAAGGACGGCGGCCTGCCACCGGATTCCGTCGTACAGGACGACGATGAGATCCTGGCGGACAGCGAGCGCCTGGTGGCCAAGCATCACGACCCGTCGTGGGGAGCGATGGTCCGGCTCGCGCTGGCCCCTTGTTCACCTTTCTCCGTGACGGCCGAGCTGATGGTTCGCACAGCAGAGCTCGCCGAACGGCTGGATGTCCGGCTCCACACCCACCTCGCCGAGGATCCCGACGAGGACCGATTCGCAGAGCAGACACTCGGCAGGCGGACCGTGGAGCACTTCGAGGAGGTGGGTTGGCTCAGCTCCCGATCATGGGTGGCTCACTGCATCTATCCCAACCAGGCGGAGGTGGCCCGGCTTGGGAGGGCTGGGGTAGGAGTGGCTCACTGCCCGTCGTCGAACATGATGATCGGCGGCGGAGGGCTGGCGCCCATCGCCGAACTCCTCGAGGCCGGATCGCCGGTAGGCATCGGCTGCGACGGGTCGGCGTCCACCGACCACGCCTCCTTGTGGCTCGAGACCAAATGTGCGATGCAGCAGGGACGACTGCGCGGTGGCCCGACCGCCACGAGCGCGCGCGACGCGCTGGCGCTCGCCACCCGGGGCTCGGCCGCATGTCTCGGACGCGACGGTGAGATCGGTCAGCTGAGTGTCGGAGCGGCAGCCGACCTCGTCGTGTGGCCAATCGACGGCCTGTCGTTTGCCGGTGCCCTCACCGACCCGGTCGAAGCATGGCTGCGGTGCGGTCCGGTCAGCGCCCGCCACACCGTCGTGGCGGGCCGGCCGGTCGTCCGGGAGGGCGAACTGGTCAGACCGGGCGTGCACGACATCGTCCGTCGCCACCGAGATGTCGCGGCCCGGATGCAGCAGCTCGCACTCGGATGA
- the add gene encoding adenosine deaminase gives MRDLRALPKAHLHIHLEGAMRPATLKELADESGRDVPAVRGFDGFAAFAGMYLAACELLDSAARLRRVVSEVVEDAAADGVVWIEPAFYAPRYSHVFGGPREATEIVLDELARSGERLGVGTGLIVAADRTVDPSEAVEQAKMAASLAGFGVIGFGLANDETYWPPEPFADAFSIALDAGLLSVPHGGELAGPASVAGCLDACGAHRVMHGIRALEDPALVARIADTGVCLDVCPSSNVALSVVPRLEDHPLPQLLDAGVMCSLNADDPLLFGPGIWEEYEICRERLGLGDDLLAQIAIWSMEASAAPMDVIDRQLAAIEAWLESP, from the coding sequence ATGCGCGATCTGAGAGCTCTGCCCAAGGCGCACCTGCACATCCATCTCGAGGGTGCGATGCGGCCGGCGACACTCAAGGAACTGGCAGACGAGAGCGGACGGGACGTCCCGGCGGTCCGGGGGTTCGACGGCTTCGCCGCCTTCGCCGGCATGTACCTGGCCGCGTGCGAGTTACTGGACAGCGCGGCCCGCCTCCGACGGGTGGTGTCAGAGGTGGTGGAGGACGCGGCGGCTGACGGGGTGGTCTGGATCGAGCCGGCGTTCTACGCGCCTCGCTACAGCCACGTCTTCGGCGGTCCCCGGGAGGCAACCGAGATCGTGCTCGACGAGCTGGCCCGCAGCGGGGAGCGGCTGGGTGTCGGCACCGGGCTGATCGTGGCCGCCGACCGGACCGTGGACCCGTCCGAGGCGGTGGAGCAGGCCAAGATGGCGGCGTCGCTCGCCGGCTTCGGGGTGATCGGATTCGGACTGGCCAACGACGAGACCTACTGGCCGCCGGAGCCGTTCGCCGACGCGTTCAGCATCGCCCTCGACGCCGGACTGCTGTCTGTGCCCCACGGCGGGGAGCTCGCCGGGCCGGCCTCTGTCGCCGGCTGCCTCGACGCCTGCGGCGCCCACCGGGTCATGCACGGGATTCGGGCCCTCGAGGATCCGGCGCTGGTGGCGCGCATCGCCGACACCGGGGTGTGCCTGGACGTGTGCCCGTCGTCGAACGTGGCTCTCTCGGTAGTGCCACGGCTGGAGGATCACCCGCTGCCGCAACTGCTGGACGCCGGGGTCATGTGCTCCCTGAACGCGGACGACCCGCTGCTCTTCGGCCCGGGCATCTGGGAGGAGTACGAGATCTGCCGGGAACGGCTCGGCCTGGGCGACGACCTATTGGCCCAGATCGCCATTTGGTCAATGGAGGCCTCGGCCGCACCGATGGATGTCATCGATCGGCAGCTTGCGGCCATCGAAGCCTGGCTGGAATCTCCTTGA
- a CDS encoding amidohydrolase codes for MLVTGGIVLPMTAGRARLDPGAVLIDRTDIVAVGGPEEVGRDPRAAGAEVVDASGTVVLPGLHNCHLHSGLLRGTAESMSLWDWLRSYVDPAHKALTPEIAAAASRLCYAEALLSGTTSVMDMWRYMEGSARAAEEVGIRATLVPYVADDQGYDYFESIASNRRLLEEVGCKQGARVRAWVGLEHLLYCTEGCFEAARQLADEFECGIHTHSSETMWEVQESLRRWGRRPLEVTWDRGILRPGTVVAHCVWLDDREIRILAETGTAVVHCPCSNMKLASGPARLGAMRAAGVTVGLGSDGEKENNNLDLLEEMKFASLLQKVSTLDPVAGDPWDVLAMATADGADALGIGGLTGTLEPGKRADLIVVDLGGLHTTPVLHGDDFNVAAHLVFSSRGSDVRDVWVDGERLVDGGSPIRFDTAAVRADAQAAAEELFARRAALSS; via the coding sequence GTGCTGGTGACGGGCGGCATCGTGCTGCCGATGACGGCGGGTCGGGCCCGGCTCGACCCGGGCGCCGTGCTGATCGACAGGACGGACATCGTCGCTGTAGGGGGGCCGGAGGAGGTCGGGCGGGACCCGCGGGCGGCGGGCGCCGAGGTGGTCGACGCATCCGGCACCGTGGTGCTGCCGGGCTTGCACAACTGCCACCTGCATTCCGGCCTGCTCCGGGGCACGGCGGAGTCGATGTCGCTGTGGGACTGGCTGCGTTCCTACGTCGATCCGGCCCACAAGGCGCTGACGCCGGAGATCGCGGCGGCCGCGTCCCGCCTGTGCTACGCCGAGGCCCTCCTGTCGGGCACGACGTCGGTGATGGACATGTGGCGGTACATGGAGGGCTCGGCTCGGGCCGCAGAGGAGGTGGGAATCCGAGCCACCCTCGTCCCGTACGTCGCCGACGACCAGGGCTACGACTACTTCGAGTCGATCGCCTCCAACCGCCGCCTCCTCGAGGAGGTCGGCTGCAAGCAGGGTGCCCGGGTACGGGCTTGGGTCGGCCTGGAGCACCTGCTCTACTGCACGGAAGGCTGTTTCGAGGCGGCCCGGCAACTGGCTGACGAGTTCGAATGTGGCATCCACACTCACTCGTCCGAGACGATGTGGGAAGTGCAGGAGTCGCTGCGGCGCTGGGGCCGGCGCCCGCTCGAGGTGACGTGGGACCGCGGGATCCTCCGTCCCGGCACGGTGGTCGCCCACTGCGTCTGGCTGGACGATCGAGAGATCCGGATCCTGGCGGAGACAGGCACCGCCGTCGTCCACTGCCCGTGCTCCAACATGAAGCTGGCATCGGGTCCGGCGCGGCTCGGCGCCATGCGGGCGGCCGGCGTAACCGTCGGGCTCGGAAGCGACGGCGAGAAGGAGAACAACAACCTCGATCTTCTGGAGGAGATGAAGTTCGCCTCACTCCTGCAGAAGGTGTCCACTCTGGATCCGGTCGCCGGTGACCCGTGGGACGTTCTGGCCATGGCGACGGCCGACGGTGCCGATGCCCTGGGGATCGGGGGGCTAACGGGCACCCTGGAGCCTGGCAAGCGGGCGGACTTGATCGTCGTGGACCTGGGTGGCCTGCACACCACCCCGGTGTTGCACGGCGACGACTTCAACGTGGCCGCCCACTTGGTCTTCTCCAGCCGGGGCAGCGACGTCCGCGACGTGTGGGTGGACGGCGAACGCCTGGTGGACGGTGGGAGCCCGATCCGCTTCGACACCGCCGCGGTACGGGCCGACGCCCAGGCCGCGGCCGAGGAGCTCTTCGCCCGCCGGGCGGCCCTCAGTAGCTAG
- a CDS encoding (2Fe-2S)-binding protein produces MSRVVVTMTVNGEEMTAETLVRSTLLDLIRDGYGLTGTHAGCEQGACGACSVMLDGKLVRSCLVVAVAAAGRSVTTIEGIGAPDSLSPIQRAMVDHHGLQCAFCTPGMVMSALDVLSRPGPLSEREVREALAGNLCRCTGYTGIISAVMEITERQAGPP; encoded by the coding sequence GTGAGCCGCGTCGTCGTGACCATGACGGTCAACGGGGAGGAGATGACGGCAGAAACTCTCGTTCGGTCCACCCTGTTGGACCTGATTCGCGACGGGTACGGCCTCACCGGGACCCATGCCGGCTGCGAGCAAGGGGCTTGTGGCGCATGCAGCGTGATGCTCGATGGGAAGCTCGTCCGGTCCTGCCTCGTCGTGGCCGTCGCGGCAGCGGGGCGAAGTGTGACCACCATCGAGGGAATCGGGGCGCCCGACTCTTTGTCCCCGATCCAGCGAGCCATGGTTGACCACCACGGACTGCAGTGCGCATTCTGCACACCGGGAATGGTGATGAGCGCGCTTGATGTGCTGTCCCGACCCGGGCCCCTCTCCGAGCGGGAAGTCCGGGAGGCACTGGCGGGAAACCTGTGCCGCTGCACTGGTTACACCGGAATCATTTCCGCAGTGATGGAGATCACGGAGCGGCAGGCCGGACCGCCGTGA
- a CDS encoding xanthine dehydrogenase family protein molybdopterin-binding subunit yields MTAVDERPAAASEIQGVGERVPRVNGPQLVTGRGAYLADHNVPGLHHVAICRSTISHARIRGIDTSEARQQPGVIAVVTEAELDAAGARKFNHMIEPPAQPLEWTILASDRVRFVGEPVAAVVARSRAEAEDAAETVVIDYEMMPAVVSTAEALLPGAPLLYPEWGTNEFLRLSGATPGFEDAMAAAPRRVTDRYESHRICGLPLEGHGAQGQWDRGTGRLTLLSSNQQPHQLRTVVAEVCGLDESKVRVISPDMGGGFGNKQHFTREECLVGMLALITEVPVRWSQDRTEALTASVHSRAQLHEVEAGFDHTGRILALRARIVSDLGNPVLYFSGAGPGLVAAGCISGGYAIDNVSWELSCVATTTCPIGAYRGFGQPEAHLTTERVMDRIAAELGLDPVEVRRLNLTPDEVVRPWWGHGGARMDPGPLRSLLDRLVDEFDYPRWRAWREAARGEGRLVGLGFSTLVQGTTPTQNDVAGRFGSIEMASITVLPDGHIDVRVGTKSQGQAHETVFAQLAASALGMPLARVAVRDGDTDSLPFGMGTWGSRSAVMGGGAVMRAARQLRAKMQSIALRIGEPFPEVGAVSPSVFDRVASVAWWHPHLLGGDLEPGLTAQVVYTPGFTGPSPGGGYNHDETYGAHATAAAVEVDPVTGAVRIRDVVMVSDCGVVINPAAVEGQHQGGFTQGLGAALFEEVRYDDQGQPLASTLMDYLIPTANDAPRLRVVLRPTPSESEGGFRGVGEASIIAAPAVLASAVSDALSPLGVRITSSRLHAKELRAAIRRSGWRADPVAWAAAPEI; encoded by the coding sequence GTGACTGCAGTAGACGAACGGCCCGCCGCTGCTTCGGAGATCCAGGGAGTCGGCGAACGGGTCCCGCGCGTCAACGGTCCCCAGTTGGTCACCGGCCGGGGGGCCTACCTGGCCGACCACAACGTCCCCGGGTTGCACCATGTCGCAATCTGCCGGTCGACCATCTCCCATGCACGGATCCGGGGGATCGACACGTCGGAGGCGCGCCAGCAGCCCGGCGTCATCGCGGTCGTGACCGAAGCGGAGCTCGACGCGGCCGGGGCCAGGAAGTTCAACCATATGATCGAGCCGCCGGCCCAGCCTCTGGAGTGGACCATTCTGGCTTCGGATCGGGTCAGGTTCGTCGGCGAGCCGGTCGCTGCGGTGGTTGCGCGATCCAGAGCCGAAGCAGAGGACGCCGCCGAAACCGTGGTCATCGACTACGAAATGATGCCGGCGGTGGTGAGCACGGCCGAGGCCCTGCTGCCGGGCGCTCCGCTTCTGTACCCGGAGTGGGGCACCAACGAGTTCCTCAGGCTGAGCGGTGCCACGCCGGGATTCGAGGACGCCATGGCCGCGGCTCCGCGGCGGGTCACCGACCGCTACGAGAGCCACCGCATATGCGGGCTGCCGCTGGAGGGGCACGGCGCCCAGGGGCAGTGGGATCGAGGGACCGGACGGCTGACGCTCCTGTCATCCAATCAGCAGCCGCACCAACTGCGAACCGTCGTCGCCGAGGTGTGTGGTCTGGACGAGTCGAAGGTTCGAGTGATCTCCCCCGACATGGGCGGCGGCTTCGGCAACAAACAGCACTTCACCCGTGAGGAGTGCCTGGTGGGGATGCTGGCACTGATCACCGAGGTCCCGGTTCGCTGGTCGCAGGACCGCACGGAAGCCTTGACCGCCTCCGTGCACTCGAGGGCCCAGCTGCACGAGGTGGAGGCGGGGTTCGATCACACCGGTCGGATCCTGGCTCTGCGGGCCCGAATCGTCTCGGATTTGGGCAACCCGGTGCTGTACTTCTCGGGCGCCGGGCCAGGGTTGGTCGCCGCCGGGTGCATCTCCGGCGGGTACGCGATCGACAACGTCTCATGGGAACTCTCCTGCGTCGCCACGACCACCTGCCCCATAGGCGCGTACCGGGGCTTCGGGCAGCCCGAGGCGCATCTGACGACTGAACGGGTCATGGATCGGATCGCGGCCGAGCTCGGTCTCGACCCCGTGGAGGTGCGCCGGCTCAACCTGACGCCCGACGAGGTCGTCAGGCCCTGGTGGGGTCACGGAGGCGCCCGGATGGATCCCGGTCCCCTTCGGAGCCTGCTCGATCGACTGGTGGACGAGTTCGACTACCCCCGCTGGCGGGCGTGGAGAGAAGCGGCGAGAGGGGAAGGCCGGCTGGTCGGCCTCGGTTTCTCCACGCTCGTGCAGGGAACGACGCCCACCCAGAACGACGTGGCAGGCCGGTTCGGCTCGATCGAGATGGCGTCGATCACCGTGCTTCCCGACGGGCATATCGACGTCAGGGTCGGGACGAAATCGCAGGGGCAGGCGCACGAGACGGTCTTCGCCCAACTGGCCGCGAGTGCCCTCGGGATGCCCCTCGCACGGGTGGCGGTCCGGGACGGGGACACCGACTCGCTTCCATTCGGGATGGGTACGTGGGGTAGCCGCAGTGCAGTGATGGGCGGCGGCGCGGTGATGCGAGCGGCCCGGCAGCTGCGGGCGAAGATGCAGTCGATCGCGTTGCGGATCGGCGAACCGTTCCCAGAAGTCGGCGCGGTGTCGCCGAGCGTGTTCGACCGCGTCGCGTCCGTCGCCTGGTGGCACCCCCACCTCCTCGGCGGCGACCTGGAACCCGGGCTCACGGCGCAGGTCGTGTACACGCCCGGGTTCACCGGCCCATCGCCCGGCGGGGGATACAACCACGACGAGACCTACGGCGCGCACGCCACCGCCGCCGCGGTCGAGGTGGACCCGGTCACCGGAGCGGTGCGCATCCGCGACGTCGTGATGGTCTCCGACTGTGGGGTGGTGATCAACCCTGCGGCGGTGGAAGGGCAGCACCAGGGGGGCTTCACCCAGGGCCTCGGAGCGGCGCTGTTCGAGGAGGTCCGCTACGACGACCAGGGGCAGCCTCTGGCGTCCACCCTGATGGACTATCTCATCCCGACGGCCAACGACGCACCGAGGTTGCGGGTCGTGCTCCGGCCCACTCCGTCCGAATCCGAGGGCGGGTTCCGAGGGGTCGGCGAGGCATCGATCATCGCCGCCCCGGCGGTATTGGCGAGCGCAGTAAGCGACGCCCTGTCGCCCCTCGGGGTCCGGATCACCTCATCCCGCTTGCACGCCAAGGAGCTTCGAGCCGCGATCCGCCGATCCGGTTGGCGGGCTGACCCGGTGGCGTGGGCTGCCGCCCCCGAAATTTGA
- a CDS encoding FAD binding domain-containing protein: protein MKFAPFDYVKPADLAAAIGCLEGNDDAKILAGGQSLLPLMALRLARPTLLVDIGCLSLDGISTESAGGDAFLRLGALVRHERLLRDPFVKVNAPLLAEAAAYVGHPAIRTLGSLGGSIAHADPAAELPAALVALGGSVEAVGPSGQRVVPCESLFEGFFTTGLESSEVITAIRIPISPVPESASWCEWAPRHGDFAEVGIGVSLTFSEDGRCTTVKAAACGVGATPVGLTDTLAPVLVGRWGDDPEALRETARVVAGVLAHPDKSDLGGLLCARAVKRAYESRSVGAPGPGS from the coding sequence ATGAAATTCGCCCCGTTCGACTACGTGAAGCCGGCGGATCTGGCCGCTGCTATCGGGTGCCTGGAGGGCAACGACGACGCGAAGATACTGGCCGGCGGTCAGAGCCTTCTGCCGTTGATGGCCCTGCGGCTGGCCCGGCCGACGCTGCTGGTGGACATCGGGTGCCTCTCCTTGGATGGGATCTCGACAGAATCGGCTGGAGGTGACGCCTTCCTCCGTCTAGGGGCGCTGGTGCGGCACGAGCGCCTGCTCCGCGATCCGTTCGTAAAGGTGAACGCTCCACTGCTCGCCGAGGCCGCGGCCTATGTGGGTCATCCGGCCATAAGGACCCTGGGCTCCCTCGGCGGCTCCATTGCGCACGCCGATCCCGCCGCGGAGCTTCCGGCGGCCTTAGTCGCGTTGGGCGGCTCGGTGGAGGCGGTCGGGCCGAGTGGACAAAGGGTGGTCCCGTGCGAATCGCTGTTCGAAGGGTTCTTCACCACCGGGCTGGAGTCGTCAGAGGTCATCACCGCCATCCGGATTCCCATCAGCCCGGTGCCCGAGAGCGCGTCATGGTGTGAGTGGGCGCCCCGGCACGGCGACTTCGCCGAGGTGGGGATCGGGGTCTCGCTGACCTTCAGTGAAGACGGACGGTGCACCACGGTTAAGGCCGCGGCATGTGGGGTGGGGGCCACACCGGTAGGCCTGACCGACACGCTCGCCCCGGTGCTCGTCGGCCGGTGGGGCGACGATCCCGAGGCGCTTCGCGAAACGGCCCGCGTCGTTGCCGGTGTCCTTGCGCACCCGGACAAGTCCGACCTGGGCGGCCTGCTCTGTGCCCGCGCCGTGAAGCGGGCGTACGAATCACGCTCGGTCGGGGCTCCGGGACCGGGGTCGTGA